From Immundisolibacter sp., one genomic window encodes:
- a CDS encoding type II toxin-antitoxin system prevent-host-death family antitoxin, protein MRTINIREAKTHLSKLIDQAVRGQAFVIAKAGKPLVKVCRLDAADETPRQRLGFLAGQIEVPDDFDRMGEAHIAQLFGADE, encoded by the coding sequence GTGCGCACAATAAACATTCGCGAAGCCAAGACCCATCTGTCGAAACTGATCGACCAGGCGGTGCGTGGGCAAGCGTTTGTCATCGCCAAGGCTGGCAAGCCACTGGTCAAGGTCTGTCGGCTGGACGCTGCGGACGAAACGCCGCGCCAGCGTCTCGGGTTTCTGGCCGGGCAGATCGAGGTGCCGGACGACTTCGACCGCATGGGCGAAGCGCACATCGCGCAGTTATTTGGCGCAGACGAATGA
- a CDS encoding glutathione S-transferase family protein produces MTVVFGAPISPFVRKVRVALAEKNIPYELNPVFPGSDDPEFRALSPFGKVPAFRDEHVGLADSSVICAYIEKRYPTPALLPADPAAYATALWLEEYADSKLFHVCTEGVFFERIVKSKLRGLPVDEAKVAAALHELPAVCGYLEQQITTGALGGKTLTLGDIAVATQFVNLQYAGEQVDAAAFPKLTQFLARTLARPSFADCLTQERALMQA; encoded by the coding sequence ATGACCGTCGTATTCGGTGCCCCGATTTCCCCGTTCGTGCGCAAGGTGCGCGTCGCGCTGGCGGAAAAGAACATCCCGTACGAGCTGAATCCGGTGTTCCCAGGCAGCGACGACCCCGAGTTCCGGGCCCTGAGCCCGTTCGGCAAGGTGCCGGCCTTTCGCGACGAGCACGTCGGCCTGGCCGATTCGAGCGTGATCTGCGCCTACATCGAGAAACGCTACCCGACGCCGGCCCTGCTGCCGGCCGACCCGGCCGCCTACGCCACCGCACTGTGGCTGGAGGAGTACGCCGACAGCAAGCTGTTCCATGTCTGCACCGAGGGTGTGTTCTTCGAGCGCATCGTCAAGAGCAAGCTGCGCGGCCTGCCGGTGGACGAGGCCAAGGTCGCCGCCGCCCTGCACGAACTGCCGGCGGTGTGCGGCTACCTCGAACAGCAGATCACCACCGGTGCCCTGGGTGGCAAGACGCTGACGCTGGGCGACATAGCGGTCGCGACACAGTTCGTGAACCTGCAATACGCCGGCGAACAGGTGGACGCGGCGGCTTTTCCGAAACTCACGCAGTTTCTGGCGCGCACGCTGGCGCGGCCGAGTTTTGCCGATTGCCTGACGCAGGAACGGGCGCTGATGCAGGCTTGA